One segment of Anatilimnocola aggregata DNA contains the following:
- a CDS encoding P-II family nitrogen regulator translates to METHALPLLTIIGEAVLRERLIEEITRAGAKGYTISAAEGEGPRHIRSGDMPGENIRIETITTPQIADDLLSRLAADYFPHYAIIAFVSQVRIIRGDHYV, encoded by the coding sequence ATGGAAACGCATGCTTTACCGCTACTAACCATCATCGGCGAAGCGGTCCTCCGCGAACGGCTCATCGAAGAAATTACGCGGGCCGGTGCCAAGGGCTACACCATTTCAGCCGCCGAGGGAGAAGGTCCCCGGCACATTCGCTCGGGCGATATGCCAGGCGAAAATATCCGGATTGAAACCATCACAACGCCGCAGATTGCCGACGATCTCCTTTCGCGGCTTGCCGCGGACTACTTTCCCCACTACGCCATTATCGCCTTTGTTTCCCAAGTCCGAATCATCCGAGGAGATCACTATGTTTAG
- the nhaR gene encoding transcriptional activator NhaR, with protein sequence MDWLNYHHLLYFWVVAHEGSVSRASEVMHVTPATVSIQIRELEKALGVRLFRKAGRGLVLTEMGEAVYRYASEIFAMGRELIDMVRGRPLGQPLLFRVGIKDVMPKVVAYKLIEPTLNMPEQVRLVCREGDFSGLVADLAVHRLDVVLSDTPLDPNLKVRAFSHLLGESEVVILGERKLAQRLKENFPDSLDRAPWLLPTDNNVLRRSLDLWFADHNFHPVIRGEFEDSAMLKIAGKAGVGVFAVAAAIRSEVETMYGVELIGKIPSIKERFYAISAERKLKHPGVVAISEAARKRLQ encoded by the coding sequence ATGGACTGGCTGAATTACCACCATTTACTCTACTTTTGGGTCGTCGCGCACGAAGGCAGCGTGAGCCGCGCCAGCGAAGTTATGCACGTAACGCCGGCGACTGTAAGCATCCAAATCCGTGAGTTGGAGAAGGCCTTGGGGGTTCGTTTGTTTCGCAAGGCCGGGCGGGGACTGGTGCTTACCGAGATGGGCGAGGCCGTGTACCGATATGCAAGCGAAATCTTCGCGATGGGGCGGGAGCTCATCGATATGGTGCGGGGGAGACCGTTGGGCCAACCGTTGCTGTTTCGCGTTGGCATCAAAGACGTGATGCCTAAAGTTGTCGCCTACAAGCTGATCGAACCCACGCTCAACATGCCGGAGCAAGTGCGTTTAGTTTGTCGGGAGGGGGACTTTTCAGGGCTCGTGGCCGACTTGGCCGTGCACCGATTAGACGTGGTTCTCTCGGACACACCACTCGATCCAAATTTGAAGGTCCGGGCGTTCTCGCATTTGCTGGGAGAATCTGAGGTGGTCATATTGGGAGAACGAAAGCTTGCGCAGCGGCTTAAAGAGAATTTCCCCGACTCACTTGATCGTGCACCCTGGTTATTGCCGACGGATAACAACGTGCTTCGCCGGTCGCTTGATCTGTGGTTTGCCGACCACAATTTTCATCCGGTAATCCGGGGGGAGTTCGAGGATAGTGCGATGCTGAAAATCGCGGGCAAAGCAGGTGTCGGTGTATTTGCGGTCGCTGCAGCTATTCGTAGCGAAGTAGAAACGATGTATGGGGTCGAACTGATCGGCAAGATTCCCTCTATCAAAGAGCGGTTCTATGCGATCTCAGCCGAGCGCAAGCTAAAGCATCCGGGCGTCGTGGCTATTTCTGAGGCTGCTCGCAAGAGGTTGCAGTAA
- a CDS encoding carbonic anhydrase has translation MFRRWSQQPVVQPLPSELASRCNFGLAAAGVCTAVAAWSGISDRPVQAAEQPMQESPQAALEMLYGGNQRFADGKSLAAHRDIERVRAVAPRQAPYAAFLGCADSRVPIEIVFDQGFGDLFVTRIAGNVASSEIIGSLEFGTLVLGAKVLYVLGHTNCGAVSATLQAEEVPGQISGLFQHIRPAVKAGKGDLRRSIEENVRNQAQLIAESSPVIGRLLRDKKLQVAGGVYDLGSGIVTPVRIEL, from the coding sequence ATGTTTAGGCGCTGGTCACAACAACCCGTTGTTCAACCGCTGCCATCGGAACTGGCATCGCGTTGTAATTTTGGGCTGGCTGCGGCTGGCGTTTGCACAGCCGTGGCAGCTTGGAGCGGCATTTCGGATCGCCCCGTTCAGGCGGCTGAACAGCCCATGCAGGAATCGCCACAAGCGGCGCTTGAGATGTTGTACGGAGGCAATCAGCGCTTTGCCGACGGCAAATCACTCGCCGCGCATCGTGACATCGAACGAGTCCGGGCGGTGGCACCGCGTCAGGCACCCTATGCGGCATTTCTCGGATGCGCCGATTCTCGAGTTCCGATTGAAATCGTCTTCGATCAGGGCTTCGGCGATTTGTTTGTGACCCGCATCGCCGGCAATGTCGCCTCCAGCGAAATCATCGGCAGTTTGGAATTCGGCACGTTAGTGCTCGGTGCGAAGGTGCTCTACGTGCTTGGACACACGAACTGCGGCGCTGTCTCCGCTACGCTCCAAGCGGAAGAAGTCCCAGGGCAGATCAGCGGACTCTTTCAGCACATTCGTCCTGCCGTGAAAGCCGGCAAAGGCGATTTGCGGCGCTCGATTGAAGAGAACGTTCGCAATCAGGCTCAACTCATCGCCGAGTCGTCGCCCGTAATTGGACGCCTGCTGCGGGACAAAAAGCTGCAGGTGGCTGGCGGAGTCTATGACTTGGGAAGCGGAATAGTCACTCCGGTGCGGATTGAATTGTGA
- the cysC gene encoding adenylyl-sulfate kinase, producing the protein MHSIVTFDGELLRAVTGSAVTLTLEDEIDVSRGDMIVHPGNLPRVGRQLEAQLVWMSEQSLLPGKSYWFKQTTRRSRAEVQVVSHRIDVNSLQKVGAATLKLNEIGRCQLAVHDPVMHDPYQENRKTGAFVLVDRVSHETVAAGMILDPATDSHRSDAWSSRLRSNRLEFAPSQVSADSRRERFGHSPLTVLITGLSGSGKTTIACALEKQLFAAGRAVMVLDGQNLRHGISRDLGFSTEERSENLRRAAEIARLVNEAGLICIAAFVAPDATIRAKAKQVIGTDRLFHVHLTAPLEVCRVRDASGRYGAADRGEIVSFPGVTSPYEIPVDADLIIPSHEWPLEQCVAEIEQCLQRGLGGGSASPSQHQRLG; encoded by the coding sequence GTGCACTCCATTGTTACTTTCGATGGTGAACTTCTGCGAGCCGTCACCGGTTCGGCGGTGACGTTGACTCTGGAGGATGAGATCGATGTGTCGCGAGGGGATATGATTGTGCATCCCGGCAACTTACCACGCGTCGGCAGGCAACTCGAAGCACAGCTGGTGTGGATGTCGGAGCAATCGCTGTTGCCAGGTAAGTCCTACTGGTTCAAGCAGACGACTCGCCGGTCTCGTGCCGAGGTTCAAGTGGTGTCCCACCGTATTGACGTAAACTCGCTTCAGAAAGTCGGAGCAGCGACACTCAAGCTTAACGAAATCGGCCGCTGCCAACTTGCTGTTCATGATCCGGTGATGCACGACCCTTATCAGGAGAATCGGAAGACTGGCGCATTCGTGCTCGTTGATCGTGTATCCCACGAAACGGTTGCGGCCGGAATGATTCTCGATCCTGCCACGGACTCGCATCGATCCGATGCCTGGTCAAGCAGACTACGGAGCAATCGGTTGGAGTTTGCGCCCAGCCAAGTCTCCGCTGACTCGCGTCGCGAGCGATTCGGCCATTCACCTCTTACCGTCTTAATCACGGGCTTAAGCGGTTCCGGGAAAACGACCATTGCTTGCGCGTTAGAAAAGCAACTGTTCGCGGCTGGGCGCGCGGTCATGGTTCTCGATGGGCAGAATCTAAGACACGGGATCAGCCGTGACTTAGGATTTTCCACGGAAGAACGATCCGAAAACCTACGCCGTGCTGCAGAAATTGCGCGGCTCGTGAATGAAGCAGGCTTGATCTGTATCGCCGCCTTTGTGGCTCCTGATGCCACGATTCGAGCCAAGGCCAAGCAGGTGATCGGCACCGACCGCCTGTTTCACGTTCATTTGACGGCTCCGCTGGAAGTTTGTCGCGTACGTGACGCATCGGGCCGCTACGGGGCTGCCGATCGTGGCGAAATCGTCAGTTTTCCGGGTGTCACCTCACCTTACGAAATCCCTGTGGATGCCGACCTCATTATTCCAAGCCATGAATGGCCACTAGAGCAATGCGTAGCAGAGATTGAGCAATGCTTGCAACGTGGGCTCGGAGGTGGCTCTGCTTCACCGTCACAGCATCAGAGGTTGGGCTAG
- a CDS encoding sodium-dependent bicarbonate transport family permease — translation MTGYKIHETHFANHNTEDAGVVETLLQNLRSPFTLAFALGILARLVKSELSMPRDIYAAISIYLLLALGLKGRVELSHSSFDTLLWPILVTLALGCITPIIAYLVLRRIGKFGIADAAGIAAHYGSVSAVTFIAAQQFVAAAGTPAEGFMPTLLTLLESPGIHIAIGIGALQLARESAAKSQATVRSARTSRAETSSAGPQNSEHSEPRPMSHVLHEVLTSRSMILLVGGLVVGFCMGGKGYEPIKPFFEGMFKGALVLFLLEMGIVAGSRLGDLRRAGPFLLAFGILLPIVHGTLGVLLGHWAGLSIGGTAVLGTMAASASYIAAPPAVRMTLPQANPTFSLTAALAITFPFNLLAGIPLYYFLAQQLHG, via the coding sequence ATGACTGGATACAAGATTCACGAAACACATTTCGCGAATCATAATACCGAGGATGCCGGGGTGGTCGAAACGCTTTTACAGAACTTGAGGTCACCGTTTACGCTGGCATTCGCTCTGGGCATCCTGGCGCGACTCGTGAAGAGCGAGCTGAGCATGCCACGCGACATCTACGCTGCGATTTCAATTTACTTGCTGCTGGCCCTAGGCCTCAAGGGACGCGTTGAACTGTCGCATAGCTCGTTCGACACACTACTTTGGCCGATCCTGGTGACGCTTGCCCTCGGTTGCATCACCCCAATCATTGCCTATCTTGTGCTTCGTCGAATCGGCAAGTTCGGCATTGCCGACGCAGCGGGAATCGCTGCCCACTATGGCTCCGTTTCGGCGGTCACTTTCATCGCCGCTCAGCAGTTTGTCGCCGCGGCTGGCACGCCTGCGGAAGGCTTCATGCCAACACTCCTCACCTTGCTGGAAAGCCCGGGTATTCACATTGCGATTGGCATCGGAGCCTTACAGCTAGCTCGGGAGTCAGCAGCAAAGTCACAGGCAACTGTCCGTTCCGCGCGGACCAGTCGCGCTGAAACTTCGAGTGCGGGGCCCCAAAACTCCGAACACAGTGAGCCTCGGCCCATGTCTCACGTGTTGCACGAAGTGCTCACTTCACGGTCGATGATTCTGCTGGTCGGAGGCCTGGTCGTGGGCTTCTGCATGGGAGGCAAGGGCTATGAACCTATTAAGCCTTTCTTCGAAGGGATGTTCAAAGGCGCGCTGGTCCTGTTTCTGCTGGAAATGGGGATTGTCGCGGGCTCTCGACTGGGCGACCTGCGACGTGCCGGCCCCTTTCTGCTGGCCTTTGGAATTCTGCTGCCCATCGTCCACGGCACTCTCGGGGTCCTGCTTGGACACTGGGCGGGCTTGTCGATTGGTGGCACCGCAGTGCTGGGGACCATGGCGGCGAGCGCTTCCTATATCGCGGCTCCGCCTGCTGTGCGGATGACGCTGCCACAAGCGAACCCTACTTTCTCCCTGACCGCTGCGCTCGCCATCACCTTTCCCTTCAATCTGCTGGCGGGCATTCCTTTGTATTACTTTCTGGCTCAGCAACTGCATGGCTAA
- a CDS encoding helix-turn-helix transcriptional regulator encodes MKKNKKTAASSSSIGTVAAPWTFLTNHTHVLWCIYQEPEIRLRDVADRVGITERMVQKIVAELAEARCLKVEKKGRRNVYHLQVEQPLRHPLEAHCSVGQILELLHQSKRNSRG; translated from the coding sequence ATGAAGAAAAACAAGAAAACCGCCGCCTCATCCTCTTCCATCGGAACCGTTGCTGCGCCGTGGACGTTTTTGACGAATCACACCCACGTACTGTGGTGCATTTATCAAGAGCCGGAGATTCGTCTTCGAGACGTAGCAGACCGCGTAGGAATTACCGAGCGAATGGTGCAGAAAATCGTGGCGGAACTTGCCGAGGCGCGATGCCTTAAGGTCGAAAAAAAAGGTCGACGAAACGTCTATCATCTGCAGGTCGAGCAGCCCTTGCGACATCCACTTGAGGCTCACTGCTCAGTGGGCCAGATCCTCGAACTGCTTCATCAATCCAAACGAAATTCGCGGGGCTGA
- a CDS encoding response regulator, protein MTIRLLIADDHEVIRAGVKSMLEGSNIQVIAEVCGGNQAVEQVVKHRPDVVLLDVRMPESDGLQTLERIIDRSPRTKVVMFTGHDNSTYIARAVALGAAGYLLKDSSRDIVIGAIDRAHTGLPPVPESLLGRMRDKMARRRPTYEEDIPLTNREVQVLRHVALGLSNREIGKSLEISIETVKEHVQNTLRKLDAGDRTEAAVWAVKKGLV, encoded by the coding sequence ATGACGATTCGTTTGCTGATTGCCGACGATCACGAGGTAATTCGCGCGGGCGTCAAATCGATGCTTGAGGGCTCCAATATCCAAGTGATCGCCGAGGTTTGCGGCGGTAACCAGGCAGTTGAGCAGGTGGTCAAGCATCGCCCGGATGTCGTACTCCTTGATGTACGCATGCCGGAAAGCGATGGTCTGCAAACTCTCGAACGGATCATCGATCGAAGCCCGCGAACCAAAGTGGTGATGTTCACCGGCCATGACAATTCAACGTACATAGCTCGTGCTGTCGCGCTTGGAGCGGCCGGTTATCTTCTGAAGGATTCGTCACGTGATATCGTGATCGGGGCAATCGATCGAGCTCATACCGGCTTGCCACCTGTCCCTGAAAGCTTACTTGGACGCATGCGGGATAAAATGGCTCGTCGCCGCCCGACTTATGAAGAAGATATCCCGCTTACTAACCGCGAAGTGCAAGTTTTGCGGCACGTGGCGCTAGGTCTCAGCAATCGCGAAATTGGAAAATCGCTGGAAATCAGCATTGAAACCGTGAAAGAGCATGTGCAAAATACCTTGCGAAAGCTCGACGCGGGCGACCGAACCGAAGCTGCTGTTTGGGCTGTGAAAAAGGGTTTGGTTTAA
- the cysD gene encoding sulfate adenylyltransferase subunit CysD yields the protein MNSIVNQPESVLVDSDTLSERMTHLRQLEAESIYILREVAESFERPVLLYSIGKDSSVMLHLARKAFFPDKPPFPLLHIDSTWEFREMIELRESYVRRELGLDLIVHLNEDGIRDGVNPFDFSSPVYTDIMRTQPLKQALDKYQFDAAIGGGRRDEERSRAKERIFSFRDQQHRWDPKNQRPELWDLYNTWVHRSQGIRVFPLSNWTELDVWQYIELESIPIVPLYFAKSRPIVERDGNLIMVDDDRMRLVESEKPELKQVRFRTLGCYPVTGAVVSQATNVLEIVHELLTTRLSERQGRTIDRDENAAMERKKREGYF from the coding sequence ATGAACTCGATTGTCAACCAACCTGAATCAGTCTTAGTCGACTCCGACACCTTGTCGGAACGCATGACCCATCTGCGTCAACTGGAAGCCGAAAGCATTTACATCTTGCGTGAAGTGGCGGAGTCGTTCGAACGTCCGGTGTTGCTCTATTCCATTGGCAAGGACTCCAGCGTGATGCTGCATTTAGCCAGGAAGGCTTTTTTTCCGGACAAGCCTCCGTTTCCGCTGCTGCACATCGATTCTACTTGGGAGTTTCGCGAAATGATCGAACTTCGCGAATCGTACGTTCGTCGAGAACTGGGGCTTGATCTTATTGTTCACCTGAATGAGGACGGTATCCGAGACGGTGTCAACCCCTTCGATTTCAGCAGTCCGGTTTACACCGATATCATGCGCACTCAGCCGCTCAAACAGGCCCTCGACAAGTATCAGTTTGACGCGGCGATTGGTGGCGGGCGACGAGATGAGGAACGATCGCGTGCCAAGGAACGCATCTTCTCATTCCGGGATCAGCAGCACCGCTGGGATCCAAAAAACCAACGGCCGGAGCTCTGGGACCTGTACAACACCTGGGTTCATCGCAGCCAGGGCATTCGCGTCTTCCCGCTCTCGAACTGGACCGAACTGGATGTTTGGCAATACATCGAACTCGAGAGTATTCCGATCGTCCCGCTCTATTTTGCCAAATCCCGGCCGATCGTCGAGCGTGACGGTAACTTGATCATGGTCGATGACGACCGGATGAGGTTGGTGGAAAGTGAAAAGCCAGAATTGAAACAAGTGCGATTCCGCACGTTGGGCTGTTATCCGGTGACGGGCGCGGTTGTCTCACAAGCTACGAATGTGCTTGAAATTGTTCACGAACTCTTGACCACGCGGCTGTCCGAACGCCAAGGACGCACGATTGATCGAGATGAAAACGCCGCCATGGAACGCAAAAAACGTGAAGGTTACTTCTAG
- a CDS encoding GTP-binding protein, which produces MIETQPLETIGDTRDFLEAHRVKQLLRFMTCGSVDDGKSTLIGRLLLETGAVYDDQLVALQQDTAKHGTTKFPFDPALLLDGLEDERQQGITIDVAYRYCHTAKRKFIIADAPGHEQYTRNMATAASTADLAIILVDARKGLLTQTRRHSFIVALLGVPHVILAVNKMDLVYFRREVFDSICLAYREFSQELKIPEIQFVPLSGLLGDNVTKLSPNMP; this is translated from the coding sequence ATGATCGAAACTCAGCCCCTGGAAACGATAGGTGATACTCGCGACTTCCTCGAAGCGCATCGCGTCAAGCAACTATTGCGGTTCATGACTTGCGGAAGTGTTGATGATGGTAAGAGTACGCTGATCGGGCGGTTGTTGCTTGAGACAGGTGCCGTCTACGACGACCAGTTGGTGGCCTTGCAGCAGGACACCGCAAAGCATGGAACCACCAAGTTTCCATTTGATCCGGCATTGTTGCTTGATGGTCTTGAGGACGAGCGTCAGCAGGGGATTACCATTGATGTAGCGTATCGATATTGCCATACCGCAAAGCGAAAATTCATCATTGCGGACGCGCCCGGCCATGAACAATATACGCGTAACATGGCGACGGCGGCCTCAACCGCCGATCTGGCGATTATTCTCGTCGACGCCCGCAAAGGTTTGTTAACCCAGACTCGGCGACATAGCTTTATCGTGGCGTTGCTCGGCGTGCCGCACGTGATCCTCGCCGTCAATAAGATGGATCTCGTCTATTTTCGACGGGAAGTTTTCGACAGCATTTGCCTTGCTTATCGTGAATTTTCCCAAGAATTAAAGATTCCCGAAATTCAGTTCGTGCCTCTCTCCGGCTTGCTCGGCGATAACGTAACCAAACTAAGTCCGAACATGCCGTGA
- a CDS encoding zinc metalloprotease HtpX produces the protein MVNQIKTILLLGLLSAMLIAIGFALGPVWLIGLSIVAIAINVGSYYFSDRIILAMHGAKEVAREEFPVLHRIVDDVSQRAGIPKPRVCLIQGSYANAFATGRNPEKGVVAVTEGLLRVLSGRELRGVIAHEIAHIRNRDILIASVAATLTAAIGYVAHGLQFTAFFNLSNSDDKERSSPWNCLMFAFYAPLGATLVQLGISRSREYVADTIAAEITGDPEGLARALEKLSLASGQTSRVEPELSLATASLFIVNPMIGRGAVSWFSTHPPTQDRIRRLRTNDGLIQVLYEPHTTLPSVRS, from the coding sequence ATGGTTAATCAAATCAAGACTATTCTGCTGCTCGGCCTGTTGTCTGCGATGCTCATCGCCATTGGTTTCGCGTTAGGGCCGGTATGGCTGATCGGTCTATCAATTGTGGCGATTGCGATCAACGTCGGCAGCTACTACTTCTCTGATCGTATCATCCTTGCGATGCATGGAGCAAAAGAGGTTGCTCGCGAAGAGTTTCCAGTGCTTCATCGCATTGTTGACGATGTCTCGCAACGAGCAGGCATTCCGAAGCCACGGGTCTGTTTGATCCAAGGTTCCTATGCGAACGCCTTTGCCACTGGTCGAAATCCCGAGAAGGGAGTGGTCGCCGTTACCGAAGGGTTGCTCCGCGTACTCAGTGGACGTGAGCTGCGAGGCGTCATCGCACACGAAATTGCTCACATTCGAAATCGTGACATCCTAATCGCTTCGGTGGCTGCAACACTTACCGCCGCAATTGGCTATGTCGCCCACGGACTGCAGTTCACTGCCTTCTTCAATTTGAGCAACAGTGATGACAAAGAACGGTCCTCGCCGTGGAACTGCTTGATGTTTGCGTTCTACGCACCGCTTGGGGCGACGTTAGTGCAGCTCGGGATCTCGCGCTCGCGAGAATATGTCGCGGATACAATAGCTGCCGAAATCACGGGGGACCCGGAAGGTCTCGCTAGGGCTTTAGAAAAACTTTCTTTGGCTAGCGGGCAAACCAGTCGTGTTGAACCCGAACTCTCTCTGGCCACCGCGAGTCTATTCATCGTCAATCCAATGATAGGTCGCGGGGCGGTCAGTTGGTTCTCCACGCATCCGCCCACTCAGGACCGTATTCGTCGCTTGCGGACGAATGATGGATTGATCCAGGTGCTATATGAACCCCATACAACATTACCCTCTGTCAGGAGCTAA
- the nhaR gene encoding transcriptional activator NhaR codes for MSSEWLNYHHLHYFWVVAREGSIVRACEVLHLSQPTISTQLQQLERSLGGELFERKGRGLQLTDLGRTIKRYADEIFTLGNELTEVARGRPAGPHRLSVGISDVVAKLMVYRLLLPALKLPEPVKLVCREGHLEDLLKGLVAFELDVILSDAPLSAGSPIKAFSHLLGECGVSIFGTAKLRQAYKKGFPQSLNGAPLLLPGSQTLTRRALDQWLDEQQIHPLVTGEFQDTALMKVFGQEGIGLFPGPSAIEAEVCRQYSVKVVGRIDQVRERYYAISVERRLKNSAVLEISHAAKSHVFHIEK; via the coding sequence ATGTCGTCGGAATGGCTCAACTACCATCACTTGCATTATTTCTGGGTCGTGGCGCGGGAAGGGAGTATCGTACGCGCCTGCGAGGTACTTCACCTTTCGCAGCCGACGATTTCGACGCAGTTGCAGCAACTCGAGCGGAGCCTGGGCGGTGAACTCTTCGAACGAAAAGGGCGTGGACTGCAACTGACCGATCTGGGCCGAACGATCAAGCGCTATGCGGATGAGATTTTTACGCTGGGTAACGAGCTTACCGAAGTTGCTCGAGGCAGACCTGCCGGGCCTCACCGGCTATCCGTCGGAATCTCGGACGTAGTCGCCAAACTGATGGTCTACCGCCTTCTGTTGCCGGCACTCAAGCTTCCTGAGCCAGTCAAGCTAGTTTGTCGTGAAGGGCATTTAGAGGATTTATTGAAGGGGTTGGTCGCATTTGAGCTCGACGTCATCCTCAGCGATGCGCCGCTCAGTGCGGGTAGCCCAATCAAAGCATTTAGTCACTTGCTGGGCGAATGCGGGGTGAGTATTTTTGGCACAGCGAAGTTGCGCCAAGCGTACAAGAAAGGTTTTCCCCAGTCTCTGAATGGCGCGCCGTTGCTGCTGCCCGGGTCACAGACATTGACACGTCGCGCGCTGGATCAGTGGCTGGACGAGCAGCAGATCCATCCCCTTGTCACCGGTGAGTTTCAGGACACCGCGCTGATGAAGGTATTCGGGCAGGAAGGCATTGGCCTATTTCCAGGACCATCCGCAATCGAAGCGGAAGTCTGTCGGCAATATTCCGTGAAAGTTGTCGGTCGTATCGATCAGGTCCGCGAGCGCTACTATGCCATTTCAGTCGAACGCCGCTTGAAGAACTCGGCTGTGCTGGAGATCTCGCATGCGGCAAAGTCGCACGTCTTTCACATAGAAAAGTGA
- a CDS encoding TFIIB-type zinc ribbon-containing protein encodes MKCPNCATELRMSERKEVEIDYCPSCRGIWLDRGELDKLLEHASREQGSRERHDDDDYRPRENRTAPHDSPPKHSENYPKRRESFWSELFDFG; translated from the coding sequence ATGAAGTGCCCAAACTGTGCAACTGAGCTTCGAATGAGTGAACGAAAGGAAGTGGAGATCGATTACTGCCCAAGCTGTCGAGGTATATGGCTTGACCGAGGCGAGTTGGACAAGCTTTTAGAGCATGCAAGCCGTGAACAGGGTTCACGCGAACGCCATGACGACGACGATTACAGGCCTCGCGAAAACCGTACGGCGCCGCATGATTCACCGCCCAAACACTCGGAGAACTACCCCAAAAGACGCGAGTCCTTTTGGAGCGAACTATTTGACTTCGGATAG